The Henckelia pumila isolate YLH828 chromosome 2, ASM3356847v2, whole genome shotgun sequence genome includes a window with the following:
- the LOC140877146 gene encoding uncharacterized protein, translating to METQLRLLEIPEGVKVDVVTPFLEDKARKWWEAISPAISRADYVAVIPGCFLEANKGLNSQIQSALVVYQATTFVDLMGAAIRAETDIKRREDENKNKRPLSVSTNQSGQKFKRPNQSSDPTKGFIPTDASIKLCPICNFRHPGECRRTSGACFNCGKMGHRIADFPKPKKVGMGSSVGATPGKPKENKPNSRVFAITQEEADDARDVMEGTIMINQFPSYVLFDCGATHSFISKRFSKKLRIEPEMLVEPYIVATPTSKTIETHKVHRNCNICINRYTFEASLIQLNMVEFDEILGMDWLAKNHALVDCKEKNMKLRVPNKNDVVFQGKDKGPKSLLSTSQAWKFMKNGEEIYLAMISEVKEKGELKLEDISVVQEFPNVFPGELPGTVLDREVEFETNLVPDDVTISKAPY from the exons ATGGAAACTCAGCTCCGGTTACTTGAAATTCCGGAAGGAGTTAAGGTCGATGTAGTGACACCATTCTTGGAAGATAAAGCAAGAAAGTGGTGGGAGGCAATTTCACCAGCAATCAGTAGGGCCGATTACGTGGCAGTGATTCCGGGATGCTTTCTTGAAGCA AATAAGGGACTTAACAGTCAGATCCAGTCAGCTTTGGTAGTTTATCAAGCCACGACTTTTGTTGATCTAATGGGAGCAGCCATTAGAGCCGAGACTGATATCAAAAGGCGTGAGGACgagaacaaaaataaaagaCCCCTCTCGGTCTCAACCAACCAAAGTGGACAGAAATTCAAGAGGCCAAATCAATCTAGTGACCCAACCAAGGGTTTCATTCCGACTGACGCATCAATTAAGTTATGCCCCATTTGCAACTTTCGCCACCCCGGTGAATGTCGTAGAACCTCCGGTGCATGTTTTAATTGTGGAAAGATGGGACACCGCATTGCAGATTTCCCCAAGCCTAAGAAGGTAGGAATGGGATCAAGCGTTGGCGCCACCCCAGGCAAGCCGAAAGAGAACAAACCCAATTCTCGGGTGTTTGCCATTACTCAAGAGGAAGCTGATGACGCAAGAGATGTCATGGAAGGTACCATTATGATCAATCAATTTCCTTCttatgtattgtttgattgcgGTGCCACACATTCTTTTATATCCAAGAGATTCTCTAAGAAGTTAAGGATTGAACCTGAAATGCTTGTCGAACCTTATATAGTAGCAACTCCTACTAGCAAAACTATTGAGACTCATAAGGTTCACCGAAACTGCAATATATGTATCAATAGGTATACTTTTGAAGCCAGCTTGATTCAACTCAATATGGTTGAATTCGATGAaattttgggtatggattggttaGCCAAGAACCATGCATTGGTCGATTGTAAAGAGAAGAACATGAAGCTTCGGGTGCCGAACAAAAATGATGTCGTCTTTCAAGGAAAAGACAAGGGACCCAAATCCCTCTTATCTACTTCCCAAGCATGGAAGTTCATGAAGAACGGTGAGGAAATTTACCTAGCTATGATTAGTGAAGTAAAAGAAAAAGGTGAACTTAAACTGGAAGATATTTCGGTGGTGCAAGAATTCCCAAACGTCTTTCCTGGGGAATTACCTGGAACTGTTCTAGATAGGGAAGTAGAATTCGAAACCAATTTGGTACCAGATGATGTAACAATCTCTAAAGCACCATATTGA
- the LOC140884773 gene encoding transcription factor MYB1-like, with protein MERIKALGVRKGAWSKEEDVLLKNCVHQFGEGKWHLVPLRTGLNRCRKSCRLRWLNYLRPNITRGNFTKDEIDLLIRLHKLLGNRWSLIAGRIPGRTANDVKNFWNTRMEKKSGGDQKGQAVPIQKKITKTNIIRPRPRNFSNLAIKDGPVTGLMSINHDQESRNLNSINNYSHNRLQPISSSVNIASQASQEPDDQCIRWWRNLLDMAAEDELEKDHIHCVDDKREEEGLTDYGNHHSMPPNVSTDDFALDDHIWELLGSGNEL; from the exons aTGGAAAGGATCAAGGCTTTAGGAGTTAGAAAAGGCGCTTGGTCTAAAGAAGAAGACGTTCTTCTGAAGAACTGTGTCCACCAGTTTGGAGAAGGAAAGTGGCATCTAGTCCCACTTAGAACAG GGTTGAATAGATGCAGGAAGAGTTGCAGGCTGAGATGGTTGAACTATCTTAGGCCAAATATCACAAGAGGCAACTTTACAAAAGATGAGATTGATCTCTTGATAAGGCTTCATAAGCTATTAGGCAACAG ATGGTCGTTGATTGCTGGAAGAATCCCCGGAAGAACAGCAAATGATGTAAAGAACTTTTGGAACACCCGGATGGAGAAGAAATCAGGAGGAGATCAAAAGGGACAAGCTGTACCAATCCAGAAAAAAATCACAAAGACAAACATCATCCGGCCCCGACCCCGTAACTTTTCTAATCTGGCGATCAAGGATGGTCCGGTGACTGGATTAATGTCAATAAACCACGACCAGGAATCAAGAAATCTCAATAGTATTAATAATTATAGCCATAATAGATTACAGCCAATATCTTCTTCGGTTAATATTGCATCGCAGGCTTCACAAGAACCTGATGATCAATGTATTCGTTGGTGGAGGAATTTGCTTGATATGGCGGCGGAGGATGAACTCGAGAAAGATCATATCCACTGTGTTGATGATAAGAGGGAGGAAGAGGGATTAACGGATTATGGGAATCATCATTCTATGCCACCAAATGTATCGACTGATGATTTCGCCCTCGACGACCATATTTGGGAACTGTTAGGGTCTGGAAATGAATTATGA